A single region of the Serinus canaria isolate serCan28SL12 chromosome 11, serCan2020, whole genome shotgun sequence genome encodes:
- the CENPT gene encoding LOW QUALITY PROTEIN: centromere protein T (The sequence of the model RefSeq protein was modified relative to this genomic sequence to represent the inferred CDS: inserted 2 bases in 1 codon) — protein sequence MASRGGGTPAASGASGPAELQLPQGPRGLSPPPPPPPRNYADHNAPRRRRNYPPHIAPRPLPARARASREAAGXAAAVTGPAMADGRSRARLGPRRSGHNARAAAQTGLSLEKKSKFVRSTLAKQSLGVFPDLRNGTPRLMLKRFMQNQPQVSPLAPQMSNQEDTEEAHSEVPSKRVSSMGELQLPDVAPEDTSITVFRMKKKRRKLSVSEFERAAERRLPQYQAQSALESTVMTRSLHMSVGSLLAPDTVEKRGLLRRPKTRKAVDMQAFEGRVEQNMLKSKGQNDLLDSQSASGIRTSMLTSDADMMMNSTELFVQPQLDEESQNKLSALEPQLSDSKTSAQRSPISDADQEEAKLEGLVSSVNTNPGRTQRYSKSSSLDDEHVDRMTHVSPEIPAKQGEEKQDHSQQSNRMAQISLIEEEVVCTAEHGASAGYSEHLEKKLAEKAELQITAGRASRGQTEMAPSAAEEVEEGNAGAHGSPRAEREITSGIGAESLGRHSFEKPEMTPLNEFGEQGDELQDQAIMVNLDSSVEEPAEDEAEQPASQEVSMKTPAFVRAPAHNLLLSAKLATPRSPLQRLQPKTVGNKTKRLGTSQKKPREPQVPRSLIKEIFRHFAKMPVTRDAFQIVEKCSERYFKQLSNDLEAYSHHAGRKTVEAADLEVLMRRQGLVTDKMPLTVLIERYLPLEYRRLLIPVAASGNKVIPCK from the exons ATGGCCTCGCGGGGCGGGGGGACACCCGCGGCGAGCGGGGCGAGCGGCCCCGCCGAACTACAGCTCCCACAAGGCCCGCGCGGCCtctcgccgccgccgccgccgccgccccggaACTACGCGGACCACAATGCACCGCGCCGCCGGCGGAACTACCCGCCCCACATTGCGCCGCGGCCCCTCCCGGCGCGCGCGCGCGCCTCGCGAGAGGCGGCGGG GGCGGCAGCCGTTACTGGACCCGCCATGGCTGACGGGCGGTCCCGGGCCAGGCTCGGCCCTAGGCGCAGCGGCCACAACGCGCGGGCGGCGGCACAG aCTGGATTGAGTCTAGAAAAGAAGAGTAAATTTGTCAGAAGCACCTTGGCAAAGCAGAGTCTGGGAGTCTTCCCTGATCTCAGAAATGGCACACCACGGCTTATGCTCAAGAGATTCATGCAAAACC AGCCCCAAGTTTCACCGTTGGCACCTCAGATGTCTAACCAGGAAGACACAGAAGAAGCTCATTCAGAAGTCCCATCTAAGAGGGTTTCCAGCAT GGGGGAACTGCAGCTGCCAGATGTTGCTCCTGAGGACACATCAATCACTGTGTTCCGcatgaaaaagaagagaaggaaactcAGCGTTTCTGAATTTGAGAGGGCAGCAGAGAGACGACTTCCCCAGTATCAAG CTCAGTCAGCGTTGGAGAGCACAGTTATGACTCG GTCCCTTCATATGTCTGTGGGTTCCTTGCTGGCCCCAGACACCGTTGAAAAGAGGGGCTTGCTCCGGAGGCCCAAAACACGCAAGGCTGTTGACATGCAAGCCTTTGAAGGCAGAGTGGAACAGAACATGCTGAAGAGCAAAG GACAGAATGATCTTTTGGACTCACAGTCTGCATCTGGGATTCGAACAAGCATGCTGACCAGTGATGCAGATATGATGATGAATAGCACAGAGCTCTTTGTTCAGCCCCAGCTGGATGAAGAGAGCCAAAATAAATTGTCTGCTCTTGAACCCCAGCTGTCAGATTCAAAAACTTCAGCACAGAGGAGCCCGATTTCTGATGCAGATCAAGAGGAAGCAAAGCTGGAGGGCCTGGTATCCAGTGTGAACACAAACCCGGGAAGGACTCAGAGATACTCCAAGAGTTCAAGCCTTGATGATGAGCATGTTGACAGAATGACTCATGTATCCCCAGAAATCCctgcaaaacagggagaagaaaagcaagatcACTCCCAGCAGAGTAACCGAATGGCACAGATTTCTTTAATTGAAGAAGAGGTGGTTTGCA cTGCAGAACATGGTGCAAGTGCTGGATATTCTGAACATTTGGAGAAGAAACTggctgaaaaagcagaattgcAGATAACTGCAGGACGTGCCAGCAGGGGTCAAACAGAAAtggctccttcagcagcagaggaagtgGAAGAAGGCAACGCTGGAGCCCATGgctctcccagagctg AACGTGAGATTACCAGCGGCATTGGAGCTGAAAGTCTGGGCAGGCACTCATTTGAAAAACCTGAGATGACTCCATTAAATGAATTTGGTGAACAAGGAGATGAGCTACAGGACCAGGCTATTATGGTAAATTTGGATAGTTCAGTGGAAGAGCCTGCTGAGGATGAAGCTGAACAGCCTGCAAGTCAAG aggtcTCCATGAAGACTCCTGCGTTTGTCCGAGCTCCAGCCCACAACCTCCTGCTGTCAGCAAAACTTGCTACTCCCAG GTCTCCCCTGCAGCGGCTGCAGCCTAAGACAGTTGGGAACAAGACAAAGAGATTGGGAACATCCCAAAAGAAACCACGGGAACCTCAAGTACCAAGGAGTTTAATAAAGGAGATATTCAGACATTTTGCTAAAATGCCAGTAACCAGAGATGCATTCCAAATTGTTGAAAAATG CTCTGAGAGATACTTCAAGCAGCTGAGCAATGATCTGGAAGCTTACAGCCACCATGCAGGGAGGAAGACAGTGGAGGCAGCTGACCTGGAAGTCCTCATGAGAAG GCAGGGGCTGGTGACAGACAAGATGCCTCTGACAGTGCTGATAGAGCGTTACCTCCCCCTGGAGTACCGGAGGCTCCTGATCCCCGTGGCAGCGAGTGGAAATAAAGTGATCCCCTGCAAGTGA
- the THAP11 gene encoding THAP domain-containing protein 11: MPGFTCCVPGCYNNSHRDKALHFYTFPKDEELRRLWLKNVSRAGVSGCFSTFQPTTGHRVCSEHFQGGRKSYLVRVPTIFPLRGVNERKAQRARRPRPAAAAAAAPQGPAAAAEAPAGGAAEDVKPIDLTVQVELGAAATIGPSPVRLPVPVPAAAAAAGEESPVEGGPPDHSYSLSSGTTSEELLRKLNEQRDIIALLEVKMKEMKGSIRRLRLAEAQLREEIREKDRLLHAASAGTRKRHGL, translated from the coding sequence ATGCCGGGCTTCACCTGCTGCGTACCGGGCTGCTACAACAACTCGCACCGCGACAAGGCGCTGCACTTCTACACCTTCCCCAAGGACGAGGAGCTGCGGCGCCTCTGGCTCAAGAACGTCTCCCGGGCGGGCGTCAGCGGCTGCTTCAGCACCTTCCAGCCCACCACGGGCCACCGCGTCTGCAGCGAGCACTTCCAGGGCGGCCGCAAGTCCTACCTGGTGCGGGTCCCCACCATCTTCCCGCTGCGCGGCGTCAACGAGCGCAAGGCTCAGCGGGCCcggcgcccccgccccgccgccgccgccgccgccgccccgcagggccccgcggccgccgccgaGGCCCCTGCAGGGGGCGCGGCCGAGGACGTGAAGCCCATCGACCTGACGGTGCAGGTGGAGCTCGGGGCCGCCGCCACCATCGGGCCCAGCCCCGTGCGGCTGCCGGTGCCGGtaccggcggcggcggcggcggcgggggaggAGAGCCCTGTGGAGGGCGGCCCCCCCGATCACTCGTACTCGCTGTCGTCGGGGACCACGTcggaggagctgctgaggaagctGAACGAGCAGCGCGACATCATCGCGCTGCTGGAGGTGAAGATGAAGGAGATGAAGGGCAGCATCCGCCGCCTGCGCCTGGCCGAGGCCCAGCTCCGCGAGGAGATCCGCGAGAAGGACCGGCTGCTCCACGCCGCCAGCGCCGGCACCCGCAAGCGCCACGGCCTCTGA